One genomic region from Prunus persica cultivar Lovell chromosome G3, Prunus_persica_NCBIv2, whole genome shotgun sequence encodes:
- the LOC18783425 gene encoding putative pectinesterase 63, protein MAGRTTCMVMPAAGFVIITILLAASTTAADDSTPIPSDGSQVGSWFDNNVKPLAERKGALDAALVTAEDGPKLIKVMKDGSGNFKTLTDAINSIPERNTKRVVVYIGGGVYNEKINIPQNKPFVTLYGSPKNMPTLMFDGTAEKYGTVYSGTLIVESDYFRAANIIVTNSAPEPDGIRSGAQAVALQISGDKAAFYNCKFIGFQDTLYDYKGLHFFKDCYIEGTVDFIFGKGKSLYLNTEIHVLERNITVITAQQRDALEDNGFSFVHCKITGTTYVRSTYLGRAWGSSPTVVFAYTDMANVVHPERWNDFGHPERSNNMFYGEFQNSGPGSNISGQARYTKKLSDVEAKSFLSLGYIQGSKWLLPHLNTRSRHI, encoded by the exons ATGGCTGGAAGAACGACATGCATGGTCATGCCTGCAGCTGGGTTTGTAATTATAACAATTCTCCTCGCTGCTAGTACCACCGCCGCCGACGATTCGACACCGATACCTTCTGATGGTTCCCAAGTGGGCAGTTGGTTCGATAACAACGTCAAGCCTTTAGCAGAACGCAAGGGCGCGCTTGACGCCGCCCTTGTGACGGCTGAGGATGGTCCAAAACTTATCAAGGTCATGAAAGATGGAAGTGGAAACTTCAAAACCCTCACGGACGCCATTAATAGCATCCCTGAGAGGAACACCAAGCGTGTGGTTGTGTACATCGGAGGTGGAGTGTACAACGAGAAAATCAATATCCCACAAAATAAACCATTTGTGACGTTGTATGGATCGCCAAAAAATATGCCAACTTTGATGTTTGATGGTACGGCTGAGAAGTATGGGACTGTCTACAGTGGTACATTGATTGTGGAATCTGACTATTTTAGGGCTGCTAACATTATTGTTACG AATTCGGCGCCAGAGCCGGATGGGATAAGGTCTGGTGCGCAGGCTGTTGCATTGCAGATCTCCGGGGACAAGGCAGCCTTCTACAATTGCAAGTTTATTGGATTTCAGGACACTCTTTATGATTACAAGGGCTTGCATTTCTTCAAGGATTGTTACATTGAAGGCACGGTAGATTTCATCTTCGGAAAAGGAAAATCTCTCTACTTG AACACTGAGATACATGTCCTAGAGCGGAATATTACGGTGATAACGGCACAACAAAGGGATGCTTTGGAGGATAATGGATTTTCATTTGTGCATTGCAAAATAACTGGCACTACATATGTGAGGAGTACATACTTGGGCAGGGCTTGGGGGAGCAGCCCCACTGTGGTGTTTGCCTACACCGACATGGCCAACGTCGTTCATCCTGAACGATGGAATGACTTTGGCCACCCCGAACGTTCCAA CAATATGTTCTATGGAGAGTTTCAGAATTCGGGTCCAGGGTCAAACATAAGCGGGCAAGCACGCTACACTAAAAAGCTAAGCGATGTAGAAGCCAAATCCTTCCTCAGCCTTGGCTATATTCAGGGTTCCAAATGGCTTCTTCCTCATCTAAATACAAGATCCAGACATATATAG
- the LOC109948093 gene encoding uncharacterized protein LOC109948093, giving the protein MERDRVAGSCNSPPFFDGNNYAAWREKFEIFLNALDECASEYLTKEWVAPVKTVENVVVPKPRAEWTEVEVYSAHSNKKARNALVTALSSTQFSHIQHIPNAKQAWDKLRVVHEGDDQVRTLKLQMVLAQFEELRMSETESISEFYGRVEMITNEAMSLGQPIEELIVVQKILRVLPSRFRAKKTAIMEVQNLNEIKLGKLVGKLKTYEMELNMEENDTKKSKNIALQGVHVASPKGSEKSSVFEDEMALFVKKFRRILKDKGKFAREGSSGSERHFRPSTDWSNERNKVVKPFTKDFRKSVKCFTCGGIGHYAADCANNQKNYSKGKDKAMKVTWSESESEVSQEDSSSSDDDDQQVAFVVSVQPVSDESDSESDDQSYESLGRKYDCLFKETLSLKEEKKEIATFVSIRSNLENQVNVLKASNIGFQNSNKQLLGELNEAKNKILSMTIGASKIDKMLNMGKLHRDKGGLGFNHFDSSSSSFTTKFVKSKTPVTVPLDVQQVVKKSKFVPTCHRCGLTGHIRPVCHRYSKDKTRNLSSKSKRNSRSLQDQVDHLLNEVTKIAKLVSLKMSSPIVPKSTWVAKGQTKCLVVLNAFATSNTNSWYFDSGCSKHMSGDKSVFSSLTPFDGGTVTFGGGHKSQVVGKGTVCIPGLPELKNVRFVEGLTSNLISVSQLCDDGIVEVRFSKHGCKIIGKGDNEIVSVTRSRDNCYCIDGVNDTKEVVCNKVVNETSVLWHQRLGHVNFRDLHKLSKRELVSGLPKLDKSDQHVCEGCQLGKQVRVSHKKVKHIQTNVSLELVHMDLVGPIQTLSLGGKKYILVMVDDFSRFTWVSFLLEKSDTFQRFKSVCHLLQKEKMTSHLPLVKIRTDHGSEFENSQFLKFCEEMGIKHEFSAPITPQQNGVVERKNRVLVEMARVMLNSKNLAKHFWVEAVSTACYISNRVFLRSGTKQTPYEIWKGKKPNVSYFRTKHIDIRHHFIRDLVEDKILSLEFVPSVKQLADILTKALDFQKHVVHWPFLN; this is encoded by the exons ATGGAAAGGGATCGAGTTGCTGGTTCTTGCAACTCCCCTCCTTTCTTTGACGGCAATAACTACGCTGCATGGAGAGAAAAGTTTGAGATATTCCTTAATGCTCTTGATGAGTGTGCAAGTGAGTATCTCACAAAAGAGTGGGTTGCTCCAGTTAAAACTGTTGAGAATGTTGTTGTGCCCAAGCCTAGGGCAGAATGGACTGAAGTTGAGGTGTATTCTGCACATTCAAACAAGAAGGCCAGAAATGCCTTAGTAACAGCCCTGTCTAGTACTCAGTTTTCACATATACAACACATCCCTAATGCGAAGCAGGCTTGGGATAAACTAAGGGTGGTTCATGAAGGGGATGACCAAGTTAGAACCTTAAAACTTCAGATGGTGCTTGCACAATTTGAAGAACTTAGGATGTCTGAAACTGAGTCTATTTCTGAGTTCTATGGGAGAGTTGAGATGATCACAAATGAAGCCATGAGTCTTGGTCAACCTATTGAAGAGCTTATTGTTGTTCAGAAAATTCTTCGTGTTCTACCTTCTAGGTTTAGAGCTAAGAAAACTGCAATCATGGAGGTTCAAAACCTAAATGAAATCAAGCTTGGGAAACTTGtaggaaaattgaaaacctaTGAGATGGAGTTGAATATGGAAGAAAAtgatacaaaaaaatcaaaaaatattgCACTTCAAGGAGTGCATGTTGCCTCTCCGAAAGGTAGTGAAAAATCCTCTGTTTTTGAGGATGAGATGGCCTTATTtgtcaaaaaatttaggaGAATTCTTAAGGATAAGGGTAAGTTTGCTAGAGAGGGCAGCTCTGGTAGTGAGAGACATTTTAGACCATCAACTGATTGGTCTAATGAGAGGAACAAGGTTGTCAAACCTTTCACTAAAGATTTTAGAAAATCTGTCAAATGCTTCACTTGTGGAGGCATTGGACACTATGCTGCCGACTGTGCAAACAATCAGAAAAATTACTCCAAGGGAAAGGATAAGGCCATGAAAGTGACCTGGAGTGAGAGTGAAAGTGAAGTGTCTCAAGAGGATTCATCTTcctctgatgatgatgaccaaCAGGTTGCCTTTGTTGTCTCTGTGCAGCCTGTGTCTGATGAATCTGACTCTGAGTCAGATGACCAGTCATATGAATCATTAGGCAGAAAATATGATTGCTTGTTCAAAGAGACTTTGTCTTTGAAAGAAGAGA aaaaagaaattgctaCTTTTGTGTCAATTAGGAGTAATCTTGAAAATCAAGTTAATGTGCTCAAGGCAAGTAACATTGGTTTTCAGAACTCAAACAAACAGCTCCTAGGAGAATTGAATGAAGCAAAAAATAAGATTTTGTCTATGACCATTGGTGCctcaaaaattgacaaaatgttGAATATGGGAAAACTTCATAGGGACAAAGGTGGTCTTGGATTTAATCATTTTGATTCTAGTTCGTCTAGTTTTACCACTAAGTTTGTCAAGTCAAAAACTCCAGTCACTGTTCCTCTTGATGTTCAGCAGGTTGTCAAGAAATCTAAGTTTGTTCCAACTTGTCACAGGTGTGGGTTGACTGGTCATATCCGACCAGTCTGTCATAGGTACAGCAAAGATAAGACCAGAAATCTGTCTTCAAAATCTAAAAGGAATTCCAGATCTTTGCAAGATCAAGTTGATCATTTGCTAAATGAAGTAACTAAGATTGCCAAACTTGTCTCCCTTAAAATGAGTTCACCCATTGTTCCTAAGTCTACTTGGGTTGCAAAAGGTCAGACCAAATGTCTTGTTGTGCTTAATGCTTTTGCTACTTCAAACACCAATTCTTGGTACTTTGATAGTGGCTGTTCCAAACATATGTCTGGTGATAAGAGTGTCTTCTCATCTCTCACTCCTTTTGATGGAGGCACTGTGACTTTTGGTGGTGGTCACAAGTCTCAAGTAGTTGGAAAAGGTACTGTGTGTATCCCTGGTTTACCCGAGCTTAAGAATGTTAGATTTGTTGAGGGTCTCACCTCCAATCTCATTAGTGTGAGTCAATTATGTGATGATGGAATTGTAGAAGTTAGATTCTCCAAGCATGGTTGCAAAATCATTGGAAAAGGTGATAATGAGATTGTGAGCGTGACAAGGTCAAGGGACAATTGTTATTGCATTGATGGTGTCAATGACACAAAAGAAGTTGTTTGCAACAAGGTTGTGAATGAAACGAGTGTCTTGTGGCATCAAAGACTTGGACATGTGAATTTTAGAGACTTGCATAAACTGTCCAAGAGAGAGTTAGTGAGTGGTCTACCAAAGCTTGACAAATCTGATCAACATGTTTGTGAAGGATGTCAATTAGGCAAGCAAGTTAGAGTGTCACATAAAAAGGTCAAACACATTCAAACAAATGTAAGTCTTGAACTTGTTCACATGGACCTTGTTGGTCCTATCCAAACCTTGTCCCTTGGtggaaagaaatatattctCGTCATGGTTGATGATTTCTCTAGGTTCACTTGGGTCTCATTCTTACTTGAGAAATCTGATACTTTTCAAAGGTTCAAATCTGTTTGTCATCTCTTGCAAAAAGagaagatgactagtcatctgccTCTTGTTAAAATTAGAACAGACCATGGTTCTGAGTTTGAGAATTCacaatttctgaaattttgtgaAGAAATGGGAATTAAACATGAGTTCTCTGCTCCTATTAcacctcagcaaaatggtgttgtGGAGAGGAAGAATAGAGTTCTTGTTGAGATGGCTAGGGTGATGCTAAATAGCAAAAATCTTGCTAAACATTTTTGGGTTGAAGCTGTAAGTACAGCCTGTTACATCTCAAACAGGGTATTTTTGAGATCTGGTACAAAACAAACACCTTATGAGATTTGGAAAGGGAAAAAGCCTAATGTGTCATATTTTAGGACTAAGCATATAGACATTAGGCATCACTTTATTAGAGATCTTGTGGAAGACAAAATTCTTTCTTTGGAATTTGTTCCCTCTGTGAAACAGCTAGCAGATATACTCACCAAGGCCTTGGACTTTCAAAAACATGTAGTCCATTGGCCCTTTCTCAATTGA